A portion of the Drosophila sechellia strain sech25 chromosome 2R, ASM438219v1, whole genome shotgun sequence genome contains these proteins:
- the LOC116800432 gene encoding asparagine synthetase domain-containing protein CG17486: MCGIFCSVGNNVPLNSFNIPSALKVILKNRGPDVQDEVVIDYGFGKILFAGFVLWQQGESVQKQPVVEDDFIFLFNGDIYNTSKPEYMSDTSWIAERLAECRCEEQNILKTLKRLEGPHCLIIYDKREQILYFSRDALGRNSLLIERTRNGFQLLSTSHIEDKKISLELPPLGLFRVKLNDLNSCVLYPWQPLNDYSAQLLRNLDLAIGWKTAVESPMSPDWILNCNPAFSYNFYDFQYIKNDVNLFKNLIDQPEIKDTLSIIHTLLSDSIKNRVRNMAPFCRLCMPKLNISPPCRHAKLCILFSGGLDCTILALLANQFVPVNEPIELINVAFESVKGQNISEKLWDVPDRKTSLVSVNELKQLCPERCWDLLEVNVTRLELQQHLISRIKHLIYPLNTVLDESLGCAFWFASHCTHSTARVALIGSGADELFGGYTRYRNSFKRCLGNDLEHQLAVQNELERDWQRISARNLSRDDRIIADTGKTARSPFIEENFVKFIRSLEVYQKCCFGFPEGVGDKLLLRLYGYQIGLRDVVFLKKRAIQFGSRIANKKQNGAHQSDYL; the protein is encoded by the coding sequence ATGTGTGGAATATTTTGCTCAGTCGGGAACAATGTTCCTTTAAACTCCTTCAATATTCCGAGCGCTCTGAAAGTAATTCTGAAAAATCGTGGTCCTGATGTGCAAGACGAGGTGGTTATAGATTATGgttttggaaaaattttatttgcgGGCTTCGTATTATGGCAACAAGGGGAAAGTGTGCAAAAGCAACCAGTGGTGGAGGAcgattttatatttcttttcaaTGGAGACATTTACAATACATCAAAGCCTGAATATATGTCTGACACGTCTTGGATAGCGGAAAGACTAGCTGAATGCCGTTGTGAagaacaaaatattttgaagACACTTAAGCGATTGGAGGGACCAcattgtttaataatttatgaCAAACGAGAACAAATCCTTTACTTTAGTCGCGACGCACTTGGAAGAAATTCACTATTAATTGAACGCACACGTAATGGCTTTCAATTATTGAGCACATCACATATTGAAGATAAAAAAATTTCACTGGAATTGCCCCCTTTGGGTCTTTTTCGAGTTAAACTAAATGATCTGAATTCATGCGTATTGTATCCATGGCAGCCCCTCAATGATTATTCTGCTCAGCTTTTACGCAATCTTGATCTTGCGATTGGGTGGAAAACTGCAGTAGAGAGTCCAATGTCGCCAGATTGGATATTAAATTGCAACCCCGCATTTAGTTATAACTTCTATGACTTTCAATACATCAAAAATGACGTAAACctttttaaaaacttaataGATCAGCCAGAAATTAAGGATACTCTTTCTATAATCCATACACTGCTATCCGATTCGATAAAAAATCGTGTTAGAAACATGGCTCCATTTTGCAGACTCTGCAtgccaaaattaaatatatcgCCTCCATGCAGACACGCAAAAttgtgtattttattttcggGTGGCCTTGACTGTACAATTTTGGCCTTGCTGGCCAACCAATTCGTACCAGTAAATGAACCCATCGAACTTATCAATGTTGCTTTCGAAAGCGTTAAGGGCCAAAATATATCGGAGAAGCTATGGGATGTACCAGATAGAAAAACGTCATTAGTATCTGTCAATGAACTAAAACAGCTTTGTCCGGAGAGGTGCTGGGATCTACTGGAAGTGAATGTAACAAGACTTGAATTGCAGCAGCACCTAATATCACGTATAAAGCATCTGATATATCCGCTAAATACGGTATTAGATGAGAGCCTTGGATGTGCCTTCTGGTTTGCTTCGCATTGCACTCACTCTACTGCTAGAGTCGCCCTTATCGGAAGTGGGGCAGATGAACTATTTGGTGGGTATACCCGCTATCGCAATAGTTTTAAGCGTTGTCTGGGCAACGATCTGGAGCACCAACTTGCTGTGCAAAACGAACTTGAAAGGGACTGGCAACGTATTTCGGCCCGTAATTTATCCAGAGACGACCGCATTATTGCAGATACTGGTAAAACAGCAAGATCTCCATTCATCGAAGAGAACtttgtaaaatttataagATCGTTAGAAGTGTATCAAAAATGTTGCTTTGGTTTCCCCGAAGGAGTCGGCGATAAATTACTTCTGAGACTGTATGGCTATCAAATCGGTTTGCGAGATGTTGTGTTCCTAAAGAAAAGGGCTATTCAATTTGGGTCCCGGattgcaaacaaaaaacaaaatggcgCTCATCAATCTGATTATCTTTAA
- the LOC6620707 gene encoding craniofacial development protein 1 → MNLQEEYVSDCESDEDYYVDLLTSGKGSDESESDMSNKSEKYPVLKSKHTAKALRKTRHSDGDNKEYRSKECDDLHSEEESEKSRSDALWADFLGDVVTKSVINKKTDYTGGNSASATNTSHETCNKYDKNATAIIKTTHQYGTKTTTPSSVSRLGKIKRLSSEKGIGTMINKFEKKKKLTVLERSQLDWKNFKQDEGIDELLCSHNKGKDGYLDRQDFLERTDLRQFEIEKKLRLSRRPY, encoded by the exons ATGAACTTACAAGAAGAATACGTATCGGACTGCGAAAGCGATGAGGATTATTATGTCGATTTGTTGACTTCAGGCAAGGGTAGTGATGAGAGTGAAAGTGATATGTCGAACAAGTCTGAAAAATACCCAGTCCTAAAATCAAAGCATACTGCAAAGGCATTGCGGAAAACAAGGCATTCTGACGGAGATAATAAGGAATACAGGTCTAAGGAGTGTGACGACCTTCATTCCGAAGAGGAGTCTGAAAAATCGCGGTCGGATGCTTTATGGGCCGATTTTCTTGGCGACGTGGTTACTAAAAGCGtaatcaacaaaaaaacagaTTATACGGGGGGAAATTCGGCAAGTGCCACCAATACTTCGCATGAGACTTGTAATAAATATGATAAAAACGCTACGGCAATAATAAAAACTACACATCAATACGGTACCAAAACCACTACGCCTTCTTCAGTTTCCAGACTCGGAAAAATTAAACGACTGTCCTCTGAAAAAGGTATCGGTACCatgataaataaatttgaaaagaaaaagaaattgACAGTGCTTGAAAGGTCACAATTGGATTGGAAAAACTTTAAACAAGACGAAGGCATAGACGAACTTCTGTGCTCGCATAACAAAGGCAAGGACGG GTATTTGGACCGTCAAGACTTTTTGGAGAGAACCGATCTTCGGCAgtttgaaattgaaaagaagTTGCGGCTGTCTCGCAGGCCATACTAA